One genomic region from Bradyrhizobium icense encodes:
- the tcuB gene encoding tricarballylate utilization 4Fe-4S protein TcuB — protein sequence MHGTKILEEADRLMTVCNSCRYCEGLCAVFPAMEMRRAFSDGDLNYLANLCHACGACYTDCQFSPPHEFNVNVPRTLAVARAESYSAYAWPRAFAGAFARNGIVISLVAALSVAAFIFGFAAWHDRQVLFGTHTGPGAFYKLMPHNAMAALFGVAFLYAIVALTMGVRAFWRDIGEPVGMKTDAAALLQALRDAGELRHLDGGGVGCFNEDDRPTDRRRLYHHFTFYGFALCFASTCIATLYHYLLARQAPYAWWDLPVVLGTLGGIGLLIGPIGLLTERWKRDSVLVDEARHGMDVAFIVMLFLTSLTGMALLVWRETAAMGPLLALHLGVVFSLFITMPYGKFVHGIYRFAALVRYAMERRAMAHGAGE from the coding sequence ATGCACGGAACCAAAATCCTTGAGGAAGCCGACCGCCTGATGACGGTCTGCAATTCCTGCCGCTATTGCGAGGGCCTCTGCGCGGTGTTTCCGGCGATGGAAATGCGCCGCGCGTTTTCCGACGGTGACCTCAACTACCTCGCCAACCTCTGCCATGCCTGCGGCGCCTGCTACACCGATTGCCAGTTCTCGCCGCCGCATGAGTTCAACGTCAATGTGCCTAGAACGCTCGCGGTGGCGCGTGCGGAATCTTATTCGGCCTATGCATGGCCGCGCGCCTTCGCGGGCGCGTTCGCGCGCAACGGAATCGTCATCAGCCTCGTTGCCGCGCTCAGTGTTGCCGCGTTCATCTTTGGCTTCGCTGCTTGGCACGACAGGCAGGTGCTGTTCGGTACGCATACCGGCCCGGGCGCGTTCTACAAACTGATGCCGCACAACGCGATGGCAGCCCTGTTCGGCGTGGCGTTTCTCTACGCGATCGTTGCTTTGACGATGGGCGTGCGCGCGTTCTGGCGCGACATCGGCGAGCCCGTCGGCATGAAGACCGATGCTGCTGCGCTGCTGCAGGCGCTCCGCGATGCCGGCGAATTGCGCCATCTCGACGGCGGCGGGGTCGGCTGCTTCAACGAGGATGACCGCCCGACCGATCGCCGCAGGCTCTATCACCATTTCACTTTCTACGGCTTTGCGCTGTGTTTTGCCTCGACCTGCATCGCGACGCTCTACCACTATCTGCTGGCGCGACAGGCGCCCTATGCATGGTGGGATCTTCCGGTGGTGCTCGGCACGCTCGGCGGCATCGGTTTGTTGATCGGGCCGATCGGCCTCCTCACTGAACGATGGAAGCGCGACTCCGTGCTGGTCGACGAAGCCCGCCATGGCATGGACGTCGCCTTCATCGTAATGCTGTTCCTGACGAGTCTCACGGGCATGGCGCTCCTGGTATGGCGCGAGACGGCGGCGATGGGACCGCTGCTGGCGCTGCATCTCGGTGTGGTGTTCTCGCTGTTCATAACCATGCCCTACGGCAAGTTCGTGCACGGCATCTATCGCTTCGCGGCGCTGGTGCGCTATGCGATGGAGCGAAGAGCGATGGCCCATGGGGCGGGGGAGTAA
- a CDS encoding DedA family protein, protein MLFPSDLTSFLDLIRQHGDAAYSLMFAYAASHSLLLALFAGYAAHSGVLDLGRLIVVCWFGSFAGDVIRFWIGRRYGVRWFERFPRIERTLQTAARLTDRHYGWMILLHRFPHGIRGVAGFAYGISRLPWSTFLALNFGAAGLWSCTVVSAGYAFGQFSEKSISNASSGLGIVMLVAFLGLSWLLSRKLDRIVERY, encoded by the coding sequence TTGCTGTTTCCGTCGGACCTCACGTCGTTTCTCGACCTCATACGGCAGCACGGCGATGCGGCCTACAGCCTCATGTTTGCCTATGCGGCCTCGCATAGTCTGCTGCTTGCACTATTCGCGGGTTACGCCGCACATTCGGGCGTGTTGGATCTTGGTAGGCTTATCGTGGTCTGCTGGTTTGGCAGCTTCGCTGGCGACGTGATTCGCTTCTGGATTGGGCGACGTTATGGCGTCCGCTGGTTCGAACGTTTTCCGCGCATCGAACGCACGCTGCAGACCGCAGCCCGGCTGACGGACCGTCACTACGGCTGGATGATCCTGCTTCATCGGTTCCCGCACGGTATTCGCGGGGTTGCCGGTTTCGCCTACGGCATATCGCGGCTGCCCTGGTCCACCTTCCTGGCGCTCAACTTCGGCGCGGCGGGCCTTTGGTCCTGCACCGTTGTCTCGGCCGGCTATGCGTTCGGCCAGTTCTCGGAGAAGTCCATCAGCAATGCCTCTTCGGGGCTGGGCATCGTGATGTTGGTCGCGTTCCTCGGTTTGTCCTGGTTGCTCAGCAGGAAGCTCGATCGGATCGTGGAGCGGTATTGA
- a CDS encoding Rieske (2Fe-2S) protein → MTRHVIAPVDELPPGTRKFLDIDGRPIAIFNIKGEFFGLLNRCPHQGAALCEGPLIGLAQSSNPGEIEYTKLGEIIRCPWHGWEFDIRTGQSYCDPKRFRARAYPVNVEPGSAVVKGPYVAETIAVSVESDYVVVDL, encoded by the coding sequence ATGACGCGGCACGTCATTGCTCCGGTGGACGAATTGCCGCCGGGGACGCGAAAATTCCTCGACATCGACGGCCGGCCGATCGCGATCTTCAACATCAAGGGCGAGTTCTTCGGCCTGTTGAACCGCTGTCCCCATCAGGGCGCGGCCCTGTGCGAGGGCCCGTTGATAGGGCTCGCGCAATCCTCCAACCCCGGCGAGATCGAATACACAAAACTCGGTGAAATAATCCGCTGTCCCTGGCACGGCTGGGAATTCGACATCCGCACCGGGCAGTCCTACTGCGACCCCAAACGCTTTCGCGCTCGCGCCTATCCCGTCAATGTCGAGCCGGGATCGGCCGTGGTGAAGGGGCCGTATGTCGCCGAGACTATCGCGGTCTCGGTGGAGAGCGACTACGTGGTGGTCGATTTGTAG
- a CDS encoding amidohydrolase family protein: protein MNVQFRAEPSASVSLKTAIADCDIHPARATKDELYPFLAKRWHSHLETYGIQAYHGMMEGPPYPKAQPNASRRDAWPPEGGPQGSSLSFMQKQLLDPYNVALGVLNPLATGQGLRNQDFAGALCAAINDWQIEKWTSKDKRLKASIVVANEDGIAGAAEIRKRAGDPNFVQVLLLSRNVEPLGQRRYWPIYEAAQEIGLPVGVHAFGFGGNPLTPSGWPSFYIEEMVGHAQCQQTALASLVLEGVFERYPKLKMVMIEAGFGWAPSLAWRLDKTFEKLHSEVPHLKRKPSEYIRDHIWWTTQPMEDPERRDHLFQTIEWIGWDKLLFATDYPHWDFDEPSRVLPAGVSDANREAFYLGNAKKLYGIA, encoded by the coding sequence ATGAACGTGCAGTTCCGGGCTGAGCCGTCTGCATCCGTCAGCCTCAAGACGGCGATCGCCGATTGCGACATTCACCCGGCGCGCGCCACGAAGGATGAACTGTATCCGTTCTTGGCAAAGCGCTGGCACTCGCATCTCGAGACCTACGGCATCCAGGCCTATCACGGCATGATGGAGGGCCCGCCCTATCCGAAGGCGCAGCCGAACGCCTCGCGCCGCGATGCCTGGCCGCCGGAAGGTGGGCCACAGGGCTCCTCGCTGTCCTTCATGCAGAAGCAGCTTCTCGATCCCTACAACGTCGCGCTCGGGGTGCTCAATCCGCTCGCCACCGGGCAGGGCCTGCGCAACCAGGATTTTGCCGGCGCGCTCTGCGCCGCGATCAACGATTGGCAGATCGAGAAATGGACCAGCAAGGACAAGCGCCTGAAGGCGTCGATCGTCGTCGCGAATGAAGACGGCATTGCTGGCGCCGCCGAAATCCGCAAGCGCGCGGGCGATCCAAATTTCGTTCAGGTGCTGCTGCTCAGCCGCAATGTCGAACCGCTCGGCCAGCGCCGCTACTGGCCGATCTACGAGGCGGCGCAGGAGATCGGACTGCCGGTCGGCGTCCATGCCTTCGGCTTCGGCGGCAATCCGCTCACCCCGTCCGGCTGGCCCAGCTTCTACATCGAGGAGATGGTCGGCCACGCGCAGTGTCAGCAGACCGCGCTGGCGAGCCTCGTGCTCGAAGGCGTGTTCGAACGTTATCCGAAACTGAAGATGGTCATGATCGAGGCCGGCTTCGGCTGGGCACCGTCGCTGGCGTGGCGGCTCGACAAGACCTTTGAGAAGCTGCACAGCGAGGTGCCGCATCTCAAGCGAAAACCGTCGGAATATATCCGCGACCACATCTGGTGGACTACGCAGCCGATGGAAGATCCGGAGCGCCGCGATCACCTGTTCCAGACGATCGAATGGATCGGTTGGGACAAGCTGTTGTTCGCTACCGATTACCCGCATTGGGATTTCGACGAGCCGTCGCGCGTGTTGCCGGCCGGCGTCAGTGATGCCAACCGCGAAGCGTTCTATCTCGGCAACGCGAAGAAGCTGTACGGGATCGCTTAG
- a CDS encoding amidohydrolase family protein → MTSPLPGGVDCDLHPAVPHLTSLLPYMNDYWRDQVTTRGMTDLVSQSYPTNSPISSRSDWRPAQGKPGSDLTDMQKQALDRFGVAYGICNPLYGVQMVFSEDMQDAFCRALNDWLAKEWLDKDDRLRGSIVIPTQSVEKSVAEIERCAKDNRFVQVLMLVMGDMPLGKRVYWPIYAAAERLGLAVGIHAGSAYHNPPTSIGWGSYHIEDYVAQATAFQTQLTSLIVEGVFARHPNLKMVMLESGFTWLPAYLWRLHKFWRGIRMETPWVDRAPLEIVRSNIRFSLQPVDAPPDPATLNRLFDHMQSDELLLFSTDYPHWQFDGDQVLPPGLSGDLVRKIMIDNPLATYGRLEVVLA, encoded by the coding sequence ATGACGTCGCCGCTTCCCGGCGGCGTGGATTGCGATCTGCATCCCGCCGTTCCGCATTTGACCAGCCTGTTGCCCTACATGAACGACTATTGGCGCGACCAGGTGACGACGCGCGGCATGACGGATCTGGTCTCGCAGTCCTATCCGACCAATTCGCCGATCTCCTCGCGGTCGGACTGGCGGCCGGCGCAGGGTAAACCGGGTTCAGACCTCACCGACATGCAGAAACAGGCGCTCGACCGGTTCGGTGTCGCCTACGGCATCTGCAATCCGCTCTACGGCGTGCAGATGGTGTTCTCCGAAGACATGCAGGACGCGTTCTGCCGCGCGCTGAACGACTGGCTGGCCAAGGAATGGCTCGACAAAGACGATCGGCTGCGCGGCTCGATCGTGATCCCGACCCAAAGCGTCGAAAAATCGGTCGCCGAGATCGAGCGTTGCGCCAAGGACAACCGCTTCGTCCAGGTGCTGATGCTGGTGATGGGCGATATGCCCTTGGGCAAGCGCGTCTACTGGCCGATCTACGCCGCCGCCGAGCGGCTGGGCTTGGCCGTTGGCATCCATGCCGGCAGCGCCTATCACAACCCGCCCACCTCGATCGGCTGGGGTTCCTATCACATCGAGGATTATGTCGCGCAGGCCACCGCGTTCCAGACCCAGCTCACCAGCCTAATCGTCGAAGGCGTGTTCGCCCGCCATCCGAATTTGAAAATGGTGATGCTGGAATCGGGCTTCACCTGGCTGCCGGCCTATCTGTGGCGGCTGCACAAGTTCTGGCGCGGCATCCGCATGGAAACGCCGTGGGTCGACCGCGCGCCGCTGGAGATTGTGCGCAGCAACATCCGCTTCTCGTTGCAGCCGGTCGATGCGCCGCCCGATCCCGCAACCCTGAACCGCCTGTTTGACCATATGCAGTCGGACGAATTGCTTCTATTTTCGACCGACTATCCGCACTGGCAGTTCGACGGCGACCAGGTGCTGCCGCCGGGTTTGTCGGGCGATCTGGTCCGCAAGATCATGATCGATAACCCGCTCGCGACCTACGGCCGGTTGGAGGTCGTACTGGCATGA
- a CDS encoding CinA family protein, producing MKELVTIAEKIATQLIARKQTIAVAESSTGGLISAALLSVPGASAYFLGGAVVYTRDARRLLMDIPDESMTGLRSASEPYAGLLASQVRQRFATDWGLSETGATGPTGNRYGDAAGHCCMAVAGPQNEVFTLETGSADRQANMQAFAKTALNLLLENLSK from the coding sequence ATGAAAGAACTTGTTACGATCGCCGAAAAGATCGCGACCCAACTGATCGCGCGGAAGCAGACGATTGCGGTTGCGGAATCCTCCACCGGCGGGCTGATCTCGGCAGCGCTGTTATCGGTGCCGGGCGCATCGGCCTATTTCCTCGGTGGCGCCGTGGTCTATACCCGCGACGCGCGACGGCTGCTGATGGATATCCCGGACGAGTCGATGACGGGTCTCCGCTCGGCGTCCGAGCCATACGCGGGACTGCTCGCCAGCCAGGTCCGCCAGCGCTTTGCAACCGACTGGGGATTGTCGGAAACCGGCGCGACGGGGCCGACTGGCAACCGCTATGGCGATGCGGCCGGCCATTGCTGCATGGCGGTGGCGGGGCCGCAAAACGAAGTATTCACGCTGGAAACGGGCAGCGCCGACCGGCAAGCGAACATGCAGGCGTTTGCGAAGACGGCACTGAATTTGCTGCTGGAGAATTTGTCGAAGTAA
- a CDS encoding HlyD family type I secretion periplasmic adaptor subunit: MTAELKGARRSIRSHLIVGLALMLVLAGGFGGWASTVQISGALIAPGSVVVDSNVKKVQHPTGGVVGEVRVRDGDVVKAGDVVVRLDETVVKASLAIVVKTLNGLWARAARLEAEQRGLDKIKFPPQLTDRADDPDVRDVIASETKLFEVRVFGRAGQKSQLRERVAQLNEEIAGLTAQEQAKEKEVALVEKELVGVRHLYEQRLIQISRLTILERDLARLSGERAQYIAARAQARGKITETELQIIQIDKDVVSEVSKDLRETNDKIGEFVERKVTAEDQLRRIDIRAPQDGVVLQSTVHTVGGVITAGDAIMMIVPKADDLSVEAKVNPQDIDKLQIGQKTLLRLSAFNQSTTPELNGVVTRVSADVTADQRTGQSYYTIRVSMPPDEVKRLGEVKIIPGMPVEAFVQTGDRTMLSYLMKPFSDQLMRSFRER; encoded by the coding sequence ATGACCGCGGAGCTGAAAGGCGCGCGCCGCTCGATACGCTCGCATCTCATCGTCGGCCTTGCGCTGATGCTGGTGCTGGCCGGCGGGTTCGGCGGCTGGGCTTCGACGGTGCAGATTTCGGGCGCGCTGATCGCGCCGGGCTCGGTGGTGGTCGATTCCAACGTCAAGAAGGTGCAGCACCCGACCGGCGGCGTGGTCGGCGAGGTCCGGGTGCGCGATGGCGATGTCGTCAAGGCGGGCGACGTCGTGGTCCGGCTCGACGAGACCGTGGTGAAGGCGAGCCTGGCGATCGTGGTCAAGACGCTGAACGGTTTGTGGGCTAGGGCGGCGCGGCTGGAGGCCGAGCAGCGCGGCCTCGACAAAATCAAGTTTCCGCCGCAGCTCACTGACCGCGCCGACGATCCCGATGTCCGCGACGTCATCGCGAGCGAAACCAAGCTGTTCGAGGTTCGCGTGTTCGGACGCGCGGGGCAGAAATCGCAATTGCGCGAGCGGGTGGCGCAGCTCAACGAGGAGATCGCCGGCCTCACCGCGCAGGAGCAGGCCAAGGAAAAGGAAGTCGCGCTGGTCGAGAAAGAGCTGGTCGGCGTCCGCCATCTCTATGAGCAGCGCCTGATCCAGATCTCGCGCCTGACGATTTTGGAGCGCGATCTCGCTCGCCTGTCGGGCGAGCGTGCGCAATACATTGCCGCGCGCGCGCAAGCGAGGGGCAAGATCACCGAAACCGAGCTCCAGATCATCCAGATCGACAAGGACGTGGTCAGCGAGGTTTCCAAGGATCTGCGCGAGACCAACGACAAGATCGGCGAGTTTGTCGAGCGCAAGGTCACCGCGGAGGATCAACTGCGTCGCATCGACATCCGCGCGCCGCAGGACGGCGTCGTGCTGCAGTCGACGGTCCACACTGTCGGTGGCGTCATCACCGCGGGCGACGCCATCATGATGATCGTGCCGAAGGCCGACGATCTCTCGGTCGAAGCCAAGGTCAATCCGCAGGACATCGACAAGCTGCAGATTGGCCAGAAGACGCTGCTGCGGCTATCCGCTTTCAACCAGAGCACCACGCCGGAGCTGAATGGCGTGGTGACACGCGTCTCTGCCGACGTCACCGCCGATCAGCGCACCGGTCAGAGCTACTATACCATCCGCGTCTCGATGCCGCCCGACGAGGTCAAGCGCCTCGGCGAGGTCAAGATCATTCCGGGCATGCCGGTCGAAGCCTTCGTGCAAACCGGCGACCGCACCATGCTCTCCTATCTGATGAAGCCGTTCAGCGACCAGTTGATGCGCTCGTTCAGGGAGCGGTGA
- a CDS encoding type I secretion system permease/ATPase, protein MAAAPGVRRSELGEALRACRNAFIGVGVMSCMINLLYLTGSIFMLEVYDRVLPSRSVPTLVGLVILAAGLYIAQGGLDLIRGRILGRIGTALDEAINVRVFETVVRLPLMVGSRNEGLQPLRDLDNVRSFLGSMGPGAFFDLPWLPFYLAICFAFHWLLGVTALVGAIILVTLTLITEFLSRTPAKEAMTLAARRSDLAATSRRNAEVLVAMGMSGRLMKRWSEANETYLAGNQRASDIAGGLGAVAKVLRMMLQSAVLAVGAYLVIHQEATAGIIIAGSILSARALAPVDLAIAHWKGFVAARQSWHRLSKLLQQMPAANEQTLLQAPTKRLSVEAVSIVPPGDQRVIVQDVNFAVDAGTGLGVIGPSGSGKSSLVRALVGVWTPVRGKVRLDGAALDQWSSDVLGRHIGYLPQDVELFAGTVAQNICRFDPDAKSEAIIAAAKEAGVHEMIIKMREGYDTQIGEQGTALSAGQAQRVALARALYGNPFLIVLDEPNSNLDSEGDEALTRAVRAARERGAIVVVVAHRPIGIEAVDQLLVLRDGRMQAFGSKETVLGQVLQRVPSPPPIKIVSEAGAVKKS, encoded by the coding sequence ATGGCAGCCGCTCCCGGCGTCCGGCGTTCCGAGCTCGGTGAAGCGTTGCGCGCGTGCCGCAACGCCTTTATCGGCGTCGGCGTCATGAGCTGCATGATCAATTTGCTGTACCTGACCGGCTCGATCTTCATGCTGGAGGTCTACGACCGCGTGCTGCCGAGCCGCAGCGTGCCGACCCTGGTCGGTCTCGTGATCCTCGCCGCCGGACTCTACATCGCGCAAGGCGGGCTCGACCTGATCCGGGGACGCATTCTCGGCCGCATCGGAACCGCGCTGGACGAAGCCATCAATGTGCGCGTGTTCGAAACCGTCGTCCGTCTGCCGCTGATGGTCGGCTCCCGCAACGAAGGCCTGCAGCCCTTGCGCGATCTCGACAACGTCAGGTCGTTTCTCGGCAGCATGGGGCCGGGCGCGTTCTTCGATCTGCCGTGGCTGCCGTTCTATCTGGCGATCTGCTTTGCGTTCCACTGGCTGCTCGGCGTCACCGCCTTGGTCGGCGCCATCATTCTGGTGACGCTGACGCTGATCACCGAGTTCCTGTCGCGGACGCCGGCGAAGGAGGCGATGACGCTGGCCGCGCGGCGCAGCGATCTCGCCGCCACCAGCCGGCGCAACGCCGAAGTGCTGGTGGCGATGGGCATGTCCGGACGGCTGATGAAGCGCTGGAGCGAGGCCAACGAGACCTATCTGGCAGGCAATCAGCGCGCCAGCGACATCGCCGGCGGCCTCGGCGCCGTCGCCAAGGTCCTGCGCATGATGCTGCAATCCGCGGTGCTTGCGGTCGGCGCCTACCTCGTGATCCACCAGGAAGCCACCGCCGGCATCATCATCGCTGGCTCGATCTTGAGCGCGCGGGCGCTGGCCCCGGTCGATCTCGCCATCGCCCACTGGAAAGGTTTCGTCGCCGCGCGCCAGAGCTGGCATCGCCTGTCAAAACTCCTGCAGCAGATGCCGGCGGCGAATGAGCAAACGCTTTTGCAGGCGCCCACGAAGCGGCTGTCGGTCGAGGCCGTCAGCATCGTGCCGCCCGGCGACCAGCGCGTCATCGTGCAGGACGTCAACTTCGCCGTTGATGCCGGCACCGGCCTGGGCGTCATCGGGCCAAGCGGTTCGGGCAAGTCGTCGCTGGTGCGCGCGCTGGTCGGCGTCTGGACCCCGGTCCGCGGCAAGGTGCGGCTCGACGGCGCGGCGCTCGACCAATGGTCGTCGGACGTGCTCGGCCGCCATATCGGCTATCTGCCGCAGGACGTCGAGTTGTTCGCCGGCACCGTGGCGCAGAACATCTGCCGCTTCGATCCCGACGCGAAATCGGAGGCGATCATCGCAGCCGCCAAGGAAGCTGGCGTGCATGAGATGATCATCAAGATGCGCGAGGGCTACGATACCCAGATCGGCGAGCAGGGGACTGCGCTCTCCGCTGGGCAGGCGCAACGGGTGGCGCTGGCACGGGCGCTGTATGGCAATCCGTTCCTGATCGTGCTCGACGAGCCGAATTCCAATCTCGACAGCGAGGGCGACGAAGCGCTGACCCGCGCGGTGCGCGCGGCGCGCGAGCGCGGCGCGATCGTGGTCGTGGTGGCGCACCGGCCGATCGGCATCGAGGCGGTCGATCAATTGCTGGTCTTGAGGGACGGTCGCATGCAGGCGTTCGGTTCGAAGGAAACCGTGCTCGGCCAGGTGCTGCAGCGCGTTCCGTCGCCGCCGCCGATCAAGATCGTGTCCGAAGCGGGAGCTGTGAAAAAATCATGA
- a CDS encoding GlsB/YeaQ/YmgE family stress response membrane protein, producing the protein MQISNEGILVILFVGLVAGWLAGKIVRGTGFGIIGDILVGIAGALLASLLFPKLGIRIGTGLVSEIVYSTIGAILLLLIVRLVRQRRRF; encoded by the coding sequence ATGCAGATTTCCAACGAAGGCATTCTCGTCATTCTCTTTGTCGGCCTGGTAGCCGGCTGGCTCGCCGGCAAGATCGTGCGCGGCACCGGCTTTGGCATCATCGGCGATATCCTGGTCGGTATCGCCGGCGCGTTGCTCGCAAGCCTGTTGTTTCCCAAGCTCGGCATTCGCATCGGCACCGGGCTGGTGTCCGAGATCGTCTATTCAACCATCGGCGCGATCCTGCTGCTGCTGATCGTACGGCTGGTCCGGCAGCGCAGGCGGTTCTAA
- a CDS encoding ABC transporter ATP-binding protein yields MSNLVEIRDLNIRFTGERTVHAVNDISLSLGEGEVLGLLGESGSGKSVTLRALMRLLPKKRTQISGTVKVLGRDVLAMNDEELSAFRGQTVSMIFQEPALALDPVYTIGHQIAESVMRHEGKSQKEAMARALDMLEVVRIPSAKRRLEAYPHEMSGGMRQRAMIALALACKPKILLADEPTTALDATVQIQILLLLRELQREFGMSVIFVTHDIGVAIEICDRVAVMYAGQIVEQGRLRDIVRTPVHPYAKGLLASTVHGAKRGQRLETIPGTPPSLDKAPVSCSFAPRCTVAQPRCSEQLPPNVQVSADRTARCVLAGPVEISAAS; encoded by the coding sequence ATGAGCAACCTCGTCGAAATCCGCGACCTCAATATCCGCTTCACCGGCGAGCGCACGGTTCATGCCGTCAACGACATCTCGCTCTCGCTTGGCGAGGGCGAGGTGCTCGGCCTGCTCGGCGAATCCGGTTCGGGAAAAAGCGTGACCCTGCGCGCCCTGATGCGGTTGTTGCCGAAGAAGCGGACGCAGATTTCGGGCACCGTGAAGGTGTTGGGACGCGACGTGCTGGCGATGAACGACGAGGAGCTTTCGGCGTTTCGTGGCCAGACCGTCTCCATGATCTTTCAAGAGCCGGCGCTGGCGCTCGATCCGGTCTATACGATCGGCCATCAGATCGCCGAAAGCGTGATGCGCCACGAAGGCAAGAGCCAGAAGGAGGCGATGGCGCGCGCGCTCGACATGCTGGAGGTGGTGCGAATTCCCTCCGCCAAGCGCCGCCTCGAAGCCTATCCGCACGAAATGAGCGGCGGCATGCGGCAGCGCGCGATGATCGCGCTGGCGCTGGCCTGCAAGCCGAAAATCCTTTTGGCGGACGAGCCGACCACGGCGCTGGATGCCACCGTGCAAATCCAGATCCTGCTGCTGCTCCGCGAACTGCAGCGCGAGTTCGGCATGTCCGTGATTTTCGTGACCCACGATATCGGCGTCGCGATCGAAATCTGCGACCGCGTCGCGGTCATGTATGCCGGCCAGATCGTGGAGCAGGGCCGCTTGCGCGACATCGTCCGCACCCCCGTGCATCCCTATGCCAAGGGGCTATTGGCCTCGACCGTCCACGGCGCCAAGCGCGGCCAGCGGCTGGAGACCATCCCGGGCACGCCGCCCTCGCTCGACAAGGCGCCCGTCAGTTGCTCATTCGCGCCGCGTTGCACGGTCGCGCAGCCGCGCTGCAGCGAACAATTGCCGCCGAATGTGCAGGTCTCGGCAGATCGAACGGCGCGATGTGTGCTGGCGGGGCCGGTTGAAATTTCCGCCGCAAGTTGA
- a CDS encoding Asp-tRNA(Asn)/Glu-tRNA(Gln) amidotransferase GatCAB subunit A, whose translation MSSEPALMSLVSVAKAIAERKFSSREVTQSCLDRIAHWQPRVNAFMAIETEEALAAADAADAALAKGKNLGPLHGVPMAHKDMYYEAGKVVTCGSKIRRDFVATTTSTALQRLKDAGSVRLGSLQMVEFAYGPTGHNVHYGAVRNPWNVDHITGGSSSGSGSAVAARLTFAALGSDTGGSIRMPAHFCGVTGFKTTVGLISRAGAMPLSQSLDTVGPLAQTVEDCALLVGLMAGADPEDPTASTRPVPDYMAATKASLKGLKIGVPTAFYVDDLDPEVARVLDETIATLKKEGAEIVKVELPDQRQLTAACQIVLATEAAAFHKRWMIERPQDYGGQVLMRLQNGLAIPAVTYLEAMRWRGPALAAYLAAVEGTDAVIAPVAPMPAATITESDVGNSLEAEAVIQRITRFTRPINYLGLPSLSMPAGFTKKGLPVGMQLIGRPFDEAGLVRIGAAFQRSTDYHQQIPKLA comes from the coding sequence GTGAGCAGCGAGCCGGCGTTGATGTCGCTGGTGTCGGTCGCCAAGGCGATTGCGGAGAGGAAATTTTCCTCGCGCGAGGTGACGCAATCCTGTCTCGACCGGATCGCGCACTGGCAGCCGCGCGTCAACGCGTTTATGGCGATCGAGACGGAGGAGGCACTCGCTGCCGCTGACGCCGCCGACGCGGCGCTCGCCAAGGGCAAGAATTTGGGCCCGCTGCACGGCGTCCCGATGGCGCACAAGGACATGTATTACGAGGCCGGCAAGGTCGTCACCTGCGGCTCTAAAATCCGGCGCGATTTCGTCGCGACGACAACCTCGACCGCGCTGCAGCGCCTGAAGGACGCCGGCTCCGTCAGGCTCGGCTCGCTGCAGATGGTCGAGTTCGCCTATGGTCCGACCGGCCATAACGTGCATTACGGCGCGGTGCGTAATCCCTGGAACGTCGATCACATTACCGGCGGCTCGTCGTCCGGCTCTGGCTCGGCCGTCGCGGCGCGGCTGACCTTTGCGGCGCTGGGATCGGATACCGGCGGCTCGATCCGGATGCCCGCGCATTTCTGCGGCGTCACCGGTTTCAAGACCACGGTCGGCCTGATCAGCCGCGCCGGAGCAATGCCGCTGTCGCAATCGCTCGATACGGTGGGGCCGCTCGCGCAAACGGTCGAAGACTGCGCGCTGCTGGTGGGACTGATGGCGGGCGCCGATCCCGAGGACCCGACCGCGTCGACGCGACCGGTGCCGGACTACATGGCGGCCACCAAAGCCTCGCTCAAGGGGCTGAAGATCGGCGTGCCGACCGCCTTCTATGTCGACGACCTCGATCCCGAGGTGGCGCGGGTGCTCGACGAGACCATTGCCACCCTCAAGAAAGAAGGCGCCGAGATCGTCAAGGTCGAATTGCCGGACCAGCGCCAGCTCACCGCTGCCTGCCAGATCGTGCTAGCCACCGAAGCGGCTGCGTTCCACAAGCGCTGGATGATCGAGCGCCCGCAGGATTACGGCGGCCAGGTGTTGATGCGGCTGCAGAACGGGCTCGCGATTCCGGCCGTGACCTATCTCGAAGCGATGCGCTGGCGCGGTCCGGCGCTTGCCGCCTACCTCGCGGCGGTGGAAGGCACAGATGCCGTGATCGCGCCGGTCGCGCCGATGCCGGCGGCGACGATTACCGAGAGCGATGTCGGCAACAGCCTGGAGGCGGAGGCTGTGATCCAGCGCATCACGCGCTTCACCCGCCCGATCAACTATCTCGGCTTGCCGTCGCTCTCGATGCCCGCAGGCTTCACCAAAAAGGGCCTGCCGGTCGGCATGCAGTTGATCGGCCGCCCCTTCGATGAGGCCGGGCTGGTGCGGATCGGCGCAGCGTTCCAGCGTTCTACGGACTATCACCAACAGATACCCAAGTTGGCATGA